In Vicia villosa cultivar HV-30 ecotype Madison, WI unplaced genomic scaffold, Vvil1.0 ctg.000402F_1_1, whole genome shotgun sequence, the DNA window atattattcatttaacatcatttattttaaataatgataTCAAATATATATGGCATCTTTATTAATAGTCAATATTCTCCAATCTCCAATTTTCTCAAAAGTGTTGTTTACATCCTTTTTTTCCATCGTTTTCTTTACCAAATATCTCTCAACATTATCTTCTCTACTCACGATGTGTCTTGCACTCATTGGTTTTATCAGATTTCCTCctcaaaattaattttcaattCTCTCTCTTCAAATTTCACCTTTCAGAATTTCCTCCATTCTCCTTTCATATTTTTCATCCTTTATGAACACTATCATATTTTACTCAGAAAAACCCTAAAATCGTACCATCATAATCAATCTTTCAACAATCTTCATCCGCATTCAATTAGTTGGGATGTTTTTGACTAAAATAGTAACAAATCACAGCATTATATATTTCAACAAAATACATTAAATCATCTTTTAtacctataataataataataaataattattactgACTACTATAATTATCAAATTTTTGTAGAACATCAATCATGTGTTAAACCACAATGAAATGCTTAAATTCACACTGTTAAAATTAAATACAGACCAAATTTTCTaatcaatttgaaaataaatttaagttGCCAAAGCTTTAGTCCCCAACAAAATCTTCTTTTTTCTCCATTCCACAAAAAACCTgtcagaaaaataaaaaagcaCCATGAACATGATTTTAAAAACATGAAACCTAATgaaaaaattgatgaaaaaaaTAGTTCCAAAAGcataaattattttctcaacaatAATGAAATAGATGTTGCACAAAGTTGTttctgaaaaaataataaaagatattaatgaaaagaaacaaacaacttAAGATTTTAATTTTTACATGATTGATGGAACAAAAATAGTAAAAgctcaatcttttttttttataaaatgagaTAAAAAGGTGTAAAATCACATAATATTCAAAAACTtcaaaagaaactaaaataaaaaccagacatgtaaaaaaattaaaactcaccTTAAGATATTTCTCTGTTTCCTTTCACCTgatagatctaaaggtagaaaaTTGATAGATCTCTTATAAAAATTGTAGATCTCTTCAAATCTCATACATACTTGCTGCAAAATAAGAGCAACAAATTAAATTCACACaaaatctgaaatagaaaaaataacaaaGAGATTGATTTAGGACTTTCATCGAACACGATGCAGGCGAGGTGCATTCTATATTTTGAAAGCACATTATTGACACAAACAActctcacaacaacaacaaataactcCATACAAATAAAATAGGAGCACATAAAAGGAGAATCTGAACAAAAATCAAAAGTGAAAAGGAGATCTGCATTTTATCAAAAcctgcaataacaacaacaaatataATCAACAACATAATCATCGGTGTTTCGTAGATCTAAGTAAAGAAGgataaaattatcatttttgttaaagaaaaaaaagagagaataaagaagaaaaataagagaGAGGAAGcagaagagagaaaaagaagagaggaagagaaaagTAGAGGaatagagaagaaagaagaaggggAAGAGAGAGAACGTGTAGGAGAAGTGATTGGAGCATGAAAAGTGGAAAAAGTTGTGGGAGCATAAAAGTGGTTCAGTAAAAGATTTGAGGTGATTCTATCAAAAAGTTAAATGATataatattgtttattttttaaaatccatCAGCTTTGCaaccaaatgaaaaaaaaagcaATAGAAGAAAGCTTAGACCATCCACGTGGCTAACTATATGAGCAGCAGGGTAAAATTGTAATTGGCAGAACAtaaaactttcttatattgtagatttatATACACTATAAACAAGGATAATTAGGAAATAATTGTCACTAAAAATGGTAAAGAAGGAaaacctctttttcttttctttctctctctctctcttgggTGCTTCAGACTGTTAAAGACTACAAAGGGTGCTTGGGGTAATCCTATTACATACTATCATGTGCCACCAATATTTCTTTGAGGCAAGGAAATGGTTGGTAAAGCTGATAATGCAGTAATGCTGAAAACTCTTGGCAATGCAAACTAATAATCATCTTCGGTGATTAATAACTTTCTCGATAAAAAATAACTTTATTCTGTAATTTCCAAATAACCCATATAATAAGATGTTAGtggtttactttttttttaactaTTGAAGTGTGCTTATATAGTAACATTGGTTGATTAAATTTAGGAAATATGGTTTCATTAAAACTAAAAATgacaatttttctatttttctcataAATGTGATAACTATTATAAACTTAATAAGGAATTAATAAATTTTCCTACacaaaataacataaattatTGCAAATTCAACTAACATAGTTCATGCAAAGACACACCACCAAAGCCATAATTTCATGAAGTGAACACATTATCAACACTTATTTCTCTCTTCCTTCCATTGGATTCATTCATTCTTCTTTGCACCCTGCATTTCACTATGAACCTCACCactctctttctcttttttctccTTCTTATCACTCTAAATTCCCATTTTGCCCTTGCCGGCAAACGCAAGGTCCACATCACCGACGAATTAGACGACGTGTTCGAcgatgaggaagatgatgattgGAAACAATGGGGCAAGAAACCTGCTCCATCTTTTGCTCCCTCCGATATAACCAAGATGGATACTTCGCAGATCCAAGAGGAGATGAAGAAACGCCACACCGGACCCGTTATCGGATTCGTCAAGCTCCGATTAGGTGCTCGCCGGACTCCGGTAACCACATTTTCCTCCTACCACTTTCTTAATTTTTCTAATTTGATGTTGAAATTTTGAATTTACGCTGAAATTTGAGTTAAATTTGGGATTTTTACCTTTTATGCGTGATGGGTTTGAGTTAAATTTGTGAATTTTACCTATTATGCGTGATGGGTTTGAGTTAAATTTGTGATTTTTACCTATTTTGCATGATGGGTTTGAATTAAAGTTGTGATTTTTATTTGTATTGCTTAAAGGGGATAAATGCAACTTCTCTATATAGTTTTTACTTGTAAATTGTAATATTTGTTGATTTACACTGTGTTGTCAAAGAAAAACTCTAGGTACACTCTGTTTAATACTCTTTCATGGTTGGGTGCAATTTATGTGAATCACATTAAATAAGAATTGGATTAATCTCGCGCGATGGTAACTAGAGAGTGTGTTGCTAACGATTCTCAATGAAAGACTAAGAGCAGTATGAGAGGTTTCTGGTTTGAACTTCTGAATTTTTCATGTTTAATTTTAGGAAATGGTAGCTGAACTTGCCATGAAGTGGACACAAGTTCTGAGAACTGGAGCTATTGGAATAAGGTTTACAGGTATTGATCTAAGTACAGTCATGTTCAACTTGGACAACAGCAAAGACTTAGAGGAGGTACGGTTTCCCTTTTTAGGTTTTTTCTTTCAAACATAAAAATCTAAGATTTATGATAAGACATTATGGTATCATCTAATACGGTGCATGTGACTCACTTAGTTCAGAAAAAAGTTTGATTGTCATTGATTACTTTTAAAGTGGAAAATAGAAACAGTCACTTGAAAAACTAGCTTAAATTTTTAGTTTACGATACTTGCTGTTGATACTGTCTCATAATCTATGGTGTAAACAGTTGAAGGAATTTGTGTTCGATCAATCAGAAGCATACGAGATTAAAATGGGGGACCAATTTTTTAGAAGACCTGGAGATCCACCCCTAGATGAACTCATTCAGAAGCAATATAGTGAGAAGGGCGAAACAGATAATGCTGGTCCAGAGGAAGCTGATGGGAATTTGAAAACTGAACTGTAGTTAAACGGTACAGATAAAATCCTCTAGCAGTTCAGATACCGCAATTGTATCACTTGCTTAGATGGTTTTTGCTATGGTATTGTTATTTTTGTAGTCCTGATATACAACTCTTAATCTCTTTCTTCGCTCTTAACTAGATCTTAACAATAAAA includes these proteins:
- the LOC131627846 gene encoding uncharacterized protein LOC131627846, producing MNLTTLFLFFLLLITLNSHFALAGKRKVHITDELDDVFDDEEDDDWKQWGKKPAPSFAPSDITKMDTSQIQEEMKKRHTGPVIGFVKLRLGARRTPEMVAELAMKWTQVLRTGAIGIRFTGIDLSTVMFNLDNSKDLEELKEFVFDQSEAYEIKMGDQFFRRPGDPPLDELIQKQYSEKGETDNAGPEEADGNLKTEL